The proteins below are encoded in one region of Streptomyces ficellus:
- a CDS encoding acetoacetate--CoA ligase: MTTEHAPSEPLWQPGQDRIDAAAVTRFQTWAAERHGAPAEGGYAALHRWSVDHLETFWQAVAEWFDIRFSTPYESVLGDRSMPGAQWFPGATLNYAEHALRAAADRPDAPALLHVDETQEVTPVSWAELRRQVGALAAELRALGVRPGDRVSGYLPNIPQAVAAFLATAAVGAVWTSCAPDFGARSVLDRFQQVEPVVLFTVDGYRYGGKEHDRRDTVAELRRELPTLRAVVHIPLLGTDTPEGALAWSALTTGDREPVFEQVPFDHPLWVLYSSGTTGLPKAIVQSQGGILLEHFKQLGLHCDLGPEDRFFWYTSTGWMMWNFLVSGLLTGTTVVVYDGSPGYPDTGAQWRVAEITGATLYGTSAAYVMACRKAGVHPSRDHDLSRIACVATTGSPLPPDGFRWLHDEVRDDLWIASVSGGTDVCSCFAGAVPTLPVHIGELQAACLGTDLQAWDPQGKPVTGEVGELVVTNPMPSMPVRFWNDPDGSRYHDSYFEMFPGVWRHGDWITITDRGSVVIHGRSDSTLNRQGVRMGSADIYEAVERLPEIRESLVIGLEEPEGGYWMPLFVHLAEGATLDEDLVGRIKQTIRTELSPRHVPDEIIEVPGVPHTLTGKRIEVPVKRLLQGTDLAKAVNPGSVDDLDLLRFYEGLARKRAQGGR; this comes from the coding sequence ATGACCACAGAGCACGCCCCCTCCGAGCCGCTCTGGCAGCCCGGCCAGGACCGCATCGACGCGGCCGCGGTCACCCGCTTCCAGACCTGGGCGGCCGAGCGGCACGGCGCGCCCGCCGAAGGCGGCTACGCCGCACTGCACCGCTGGTCCGTCGACCACCTGGAGACCTTCTGGCAGGCGGTCGCCGAGTGGTTCGACATCCGCTTCTCCACGCCGTACGAGAGCGTCCTCGGCGACCGCTCCATGCCCGGCGCGCAGTGGTTCCCCGGCGCCACCCTCAACTACGCCGAGCACGCGCTGCGCGCCGCCGCCGACCGGCCCGACGCGCCCGCCCTGCTCCACGTGGACGAGACGCAGGAGGTGACGCCGGTCAGCTGGGCCGAGCTGCGCCGCCAGGTGGGCGCGCTCGCCGCAGAGCTGCGCGCCCTCGGCGTACGCCCCGGCGACCGGGTCAGCGGCTACCTGCCGAACATCCCGCAGGCCGTCGCCGCCTTCCTCGCCACCGCCGCCGTCGGAGCCGTGTGGACCTCCTGCGCCCCCGACTTCGGCGCCCGCAGCGTCCTCGACCGCTTCCAGCAGGTCGAGCCGGTCGTCCTGTTCACCGTCGACGGCTACCGCTACGGCGGCAAGGAGCACGACCGCCGCGACACCGTCGCCGAGCTGCGCCGCGAGCTGCCCACTCTCCGCGCGGTGGTGCACATCCCGCTGCTCGGCACGGACACCCCCGAGGGCGCGCTCGCCTGGTCCGCGCTCACCACCGGGGACAGGGAGCCCGTCTTCGAGCAGGTCCCCTTCGACCACCCCCTGTGGGTCCTGTACTCCTCCGGGACGACAGGCCTGCCCAAGGCGATCGTCCAGTCCCAGGGCGGCATCCTCCTGGAACACTTCAAGCAGCTCGGCCTCCACTGCGACCTGGGCCCCGAGGACCGGTTCTTCTGGTACACCTCCACCGGCTGGATGATGTGGAACTTCCTCGTCTCCGGCCTGCTCACCGGCACCACGGTGGTCGTGTACGACGGAAGCCCCGGCTATCCGGACACCGGCGCCCAGTGGCGCGTCGCCGAGATCACCGGAGCCACCCTGTACGGCACGTCCGCCGCCTACGTCATGGCCTGCCGCAAGGCCGGCGTCCACCCCTCGCGCGACCACGACCTGTCGCGGATCGCCTGCGTCGCCACCACCGGTTCGCCGCTCCCGCCGGACGGTTTCCGCTGGCTCCACGACGAGGTGCGGGACGACCTGTGGATCGCCTCCGTCAGCGGCGGCACCGACGTGTGCAGCTGCTTCGCCGGCGCGGTGCCGACGCTCCCGGTGCACATCGGCGAGCTCCAGGCCGCCTGCCTCGGCACCGACCTCCAGGCCTGGGACCCGCAGGGCAAGCCCGTCACCGGGGAGGTGGGGGAGCTGGTGGTCACCAACCCCATGCCCTCCATGCCCGTCCGCTTCTGGAACGACCCCGACGGCAGCCGCTACCACGACAGCTACTTCGAGATGTTCCCCGGCGTCTGGCGCCACGGCGACTGGATCACCATCACCGACCGCGGCTCGGTCGTCATCCACGGCCGCTCCGACTCCACCCTCAACCGCCAGGGCGTCCGCATGGGGAGCGCCGACATCTACGAGGCCGTGGAACGGCTCCCCGAAATCCGCGAATCGCTCGTCATCGGCCTGGAGGAACCGGAGGGCGGCTACTGGATGCCCCTCTTCGTCCACCTCGCCGAAGGCGCCACCCTGGACGAGGACCTCGTCGGCAGGATCAAGCAGACCATCCGTACGGAGCTGTCCCCGCGCCACGTCCCGGACGAGATCATCGAGGTCCCCGGCGTCCCGCACACCCTCACCGGCAAGCGCATCGAGGTCCCGGTCAAGCGCCTCCTCCAGGGCACGGACCTCGCCAAGGCCGTCAACCCCGGCTCGGTCGACGACCTCGACCTGCTCCGCTTCTACGAGGGCCTCGCCCGCAAGCGCGCCCAGGGAGGGCGATGA
- the ptsP gene encoding phosphoenolpyruvate--protein phosphotransferase — METTLRGVGVSHGVAIGEVRHMGTAVLEPPAKQIPAEEAEREQGRARQAVEAVAADLIARGNLAGGEAQHVLEAQAMMAQDPELMADVERRIAVGSTAERAVYDAFAAYRALLAGAGEYLAGRVADLDDVRNRIVARLLGVPMPGVPDSDEPYVLIARDLAPADTALLDPALVLGFVTEEGGPTSHSAILARALGVPAVVALPGAGELAEGTVIAVDGSTGEIFVEPSGEKRAEMEQAAAARKAALSAATGPGATSDGHKVPLLANVGGPADVPAAVEAGAEGVGLFRTEFLFLDDSERAPSEAKQVEAYRKVLEAFPEGRVVVRVLDAGADKPLDFLTPGDEPNPALGVRGLRTLLDHPEVLRTQLAALSKAAEGLPVYLEVMAPMVADRKDAKAFADACREAGLRAKFGAMVEIPSAALRARSILQEVEFLSLGTNDLAQYTFAADRQVGAVSRLQDPWQPALLDLVALAAEAASAEGKSCGVCGEAAADPLLACVLTGLGVTSLSMGAASIPYVRATLAKHTLAQCERAAAAARATDSAEEARLAAQAVLSGE; from the coding sequence ATGGAGACAACGCTTCGGGGCGTCGGGGTGAGCCACGGTGTGGCGATCGGCGAGGTCCGCCACATGGGTACGGCCGTCCTCGAACCCCCGGCCAAGCAGATCCCCGCCGAGGAGGCGGAGCGCGAGCAGGGGCGTGCCCGCCAGGCGGTCGAGGCGGTGGCCGCCGACCTGATCGCGCGCGGCAATCTCGCCGGCGGCGAGGCCCAGCACGTGCTCGAGGCGCAGGCCATGATGGCGCAGGACCCCGAGCTGATGGCCGACGTCGAGCGCCGTATCGCCGTGGGGAGCACCGCCGAGCGTGCCGTCTACGACGCGTTCGCCGCGTACCGCGCTCTGCTGGCCGGTGCCGGGGAGTACCTGGCGGGCCGGGTCGCGGACCTGGACGACGTGCGGAACCGGATCGTGGCGCGGCTGCTGGGTGTGCCGATGCCGGGTGTTCCGGACAGTGACGAGCCGTATGTGCTGATCGCGCGGGACCTGGCTCCGGCGGACACGGCGCTGCTGGACCCGGCGCTGGTGCTCGGTTTCGTCACCGAGGAGGGCGGGCCGACGAGTCACAGCGCGATCCTGGCGCGGGCGCTGGGCGTGCCGGCCGTGGTGGCGTTGCCGGGTGCCGGTGAGCTGGCCGAGGGCACGGTGATCGCGGTGGACGGCAGTACCGGCGAGATCTTCGTGGAGCCGAGCGGCGAGAAGCGGGCCGAGATGGAGCAGGCGGCGGCCGCGCGCAAGGCGGCGCTGTCGGCGGCGACGGGTCCGGGTGCGACGTCGGACGGGCACAAGGTGCCGTTGCTGGCGAACGTGGGCGGGCCGGCCGATGTGCCGGCGGCGGTGGAGGCCGGGGCGGAGGGTGTCGGGCTGTTCCGTACCGAGTTCCTGTTCCTGGACGACAGCGAGCGGGCTCCGTCGGAGGCCAAGCAGGTCGAGGCGTACCGCAAGGTGCTGGAGGCGTTCCCCGAGGGGCGGGTGGTCGTGCGGGTGCTGGACGCCGGTGCGGACAAGCCGCTCGACTTCCTGACTCCGGGCGACGAGCCGAACCCGGCGCTGGGGGTGCGGGGTCTGCGGACGCTGCTGGATCATCCGGAGGTGCTGCGGACGCAGCTGGCGGCGTTGTCGAAGGCGGCCGAGGGGCTGCCGGTGTACCTCGAGGTCATGGCGCCGATGGTGGCCGACCGCAAGGATGCGAAGGCGTTCGCGGACGCGTGCCGGGAGGCGGGGCTCCGGGCGAAGTTCGGCGCGATGGTGGAGATTCCGTCCGCCGCGCTGCGGGCGCGTTCGATCCTTCAGGAGGTCGAGTTCCTCTCGCTGGGGACGAACGACCTGGCGCAGTACACGTTCGCCGCCGACCGTCAGGTGGGGGCGGTGTCGCGTTTGCAGGATCCGTGGCAGCCGGCGCTGCTGGATCTGGTGGCGCTCGCGGCGGAGGCGGCCTCGGCCGAGGGCAAGAGCTGCGGTGTGTGCGGTGAGGCTGCCGCGGACCCGCTGCTGGCGTGTGTGCTGACGGGTCTGGGCGTCACCTCCTTGTCGATGGGTGCCGCGTCCATTCCGTATGTGCGGGCGACGCTGGCGAAGCACACGCTGGCGCAGTGCGAGCGGGCTGCGGCCGCCGCGCGGGCGACGGACTCGGCCGAGGAGGCCCGGCTGGCCGCGCAGGCGGTGCTGTCCGGGGAGTAG
- a CDS encoding PTS sugar transporter subunit IIA, producing the protein MTTVTSPLEGRAIGLAAVPDPVFSGAMVGPGTAIDPVREASSAVAPVDGIVVSLHPHAFVVVDGEGHGVLTHLGIDTVQLNGEGFELLVNKGDTVSRGQAVVRWNPAAVEAAGKSPICPIVALEATADSLGAVVEDGDVKAGDSLFSWQ; encoded by the coding sequence ATGACCACTGTGACGTCGCCGCTCGAGGGCCGCGCCATCGGACTCGCCGCCGTACCCGACCCCGTCTTCTCCGGGGCGATGGTCGGTCCCGGTACGGCCATCGACCCCGTGCGCGAGGCTTCGTCGGCCGTGGCTCCCGTGGACGGCATCGTGGTGTCCCTGCACCCGCACGCGTTCGTGGTCGTCGACGGCGAGGGCCACGGGGTGCTCACGCACCTGGGCATCGACACCGTCCAGCTCAATGGCGAGGGCTTCGAGCTGCTCGTGAACAAGGGGGACACCGTTTCGCGCGGGCAGGCCGTCGTGCGCTGGAACCCGGCGGCCGTCGAGGCGGCCGGCAAGTCGCCGATCTGCCCGATCGTGGCCCTGGAGGCCACCGCCGACTCTCTCGGCGCGGTCGTCGAGGACGGCGACGTGAAGGCCGGTGACTCCCTCTTCTCCTGGCAGTGA